Within the Nitrospirota bacterium genome, the region TCCTGGCTCTGGCCGGTTATTGGGGCGGCGAGCTCGTGTATGTGTACGGGATCGGGGTGAACGCCATGATGGTTCCGGTGACTCCCTAGCTGGATGGTGGGAAGCGCTGAACGCTGCACGATGAGGAGTGAACAGATGATCAAAGGAGCAAGGCGATGAAGACTCGTATCTTCCCATTGATAGTCGCAGTGGTTTTTCTTGCCGCTTCTGCTGGGGCCGCTGAGCGGCATATGATGCAGCCGCTGGTGCCGGCGGAGAAGCTGGCCGACGCGCGCGCGCTCACGAGCCCCTTGCCGAGTTCTCCGGAGATCGTCGCGCAGGGCAAGGCGCTCTACAACGGCAAGGGGACCTGTTTCAATTGTCATGGGAAAGAGGGGGATGGTAAGGGACCGGTGGCGGCCCAGTTGGATCCTTCGCCGCGCAATTTCCAGCACCATGGATTCTGGCGCCATCGCACGGAAGGCGAAATCTTCTGGGTCATCAAAAACGGATCGCCCGGCACCGGCATGATCGGATTTGCCGGTCAACTGACCGATGAGGAGATCTGGACCCTCATCCAGTATGAGCGCAGTTTCGCCGGAGAACATGGCCCCGGCATGATGGGACCTGGCGGCGGCATGGGCGGCAGGGAACATCGTGGACCGAGGGGTGGCATGGGCGGGTGTGAAGGCGAAGCCTGCGTCCGGTAACGGGACGCCCGGGCAACTCAACTCTCATTATCAGTGGTTGTCTATTGCTGCGGTGGGGTGACGGTGAGGCGGGCGATCACGTCGCCCAATTGCTGCAACAGGGTGGGCTTATAGACAATCTCTTTGATGCCTGCGGCGAGGATGGCCGCTTGGGCTGTGGGGGAGAGATACCCCGACACGACCACCACCGGCAGATCAGCGCGGAGGTGGGCGAGTGCGCTGGCGACATCCAGGCCGGACATCCCCGGCATGTTGTAGTCCGTCACGACGACATCGAACCCGGACGGATCGGCGCGGACCGCGTCGATCGCCTCCGCCGGTTTGGTACAGCCGGTGACTCGGTAGCCGAGCGGTTCGAACTTAGCCCGGATTAATTCCACCAACATCTCCTCGTCGTCCAGATAAAGCAGATGGCGGTTTCTGCCCTGTCGCTGGGCGGGCGTCGTCCCGGCCGACTCGCGCGGGTGGGCCGGTGCATCCACGGCGGGGAAGTAGAGGTGAAAGGTCGTGCTCTGGTTTGGGCGGCTGTCCACGACGATGGCGCCCTCGTGCCCTCGGACGATGCCGTGGACCACGCTCAAGCCGAG harbors:
- a CDS encoding c-type cytochrome codes for the protein MKTRIFPLIVAVVFLAASAGAAERHMMQPLVPAEKLADARALTSPLPSSPEIVAQGKALYNGKGTCFNCHGKEGDGKGPVAAQLDPSPRNFQHHGFWRHRTEGEIFWVIKNGSPGTGMIGFAGQLTDEEIWTLIQYERSFAGEHGPGMMGPGGGMGGREHRGPRGGMGGCEGEACVR